The window GGGTCCAGAAGTCGCGCGGCACGTTGATCTGCGCCGGGGCGCAGCCGCGCCACGCCTTTTCGATGACGCGGTTCAGGACCTCGGCCATGCGGCTGGGGTCGCGCACCTCCTCCTGGTAGCAGACCATCTCCTTGAACATGGCCATCTGCTCGACCTCCTGGAAACCGCCCTGGCCGATGGTCTTGTTGGCGGCCTGCGGCGTCACCAGCAGCATCGGCGTGTGGTTCCAGTAGGCCGTCTTGATGGAGGTGATGAAGCCGGTCACGCCGGGGCCGTTCTGGGCGATGGCCATGGCCATCTCGCCGGTGACGCGGCTGTAGCCGTCGCAGATCAGCGCGGCGTTGGTCTCGTGCGCGCAGTCCCAGAACCGGATGCCGGCCTTGGGGAACAGGTCGGAGACCGGCATCATGGCCGATCCGATGATCCCGAAGGCGTGCCGGATGCCGTGCATCTGAAGGACCTTCACGAACGCTTCCTCGGTGGTCATTTTCATGGTGCGCATCCTCGTTGCATGGATTGGGGGGTAGGGCGTTGGAGCGGTCAGCCGGCGATCACGCGCGGCATGGCCCGCTCGCCGGGGCCGGGACAGATGGCTGGCCGGTGCACGGCGATCAGGGGGGCGTAGCCGTCGTCCCCTTCCGGCATCGGCATGGCGAACCAGCGGTAATGGCGGCCGCTCCAGACGAGCAGCCCGTGGCTCAGGCCGTGGCTGTCCACCGCGAAGCGGTCGATCAGGCGTCCGGCGAGGCCGGCGGACAGCGGCTCGTAGACGACGCCGGAGCCGGAGCGGAAGCCCACGCGGGGGCAGGAGGGGGAGCCGCAGATGTAGAGGCTCCGGGCATCCATCGCCCTGGCGCGGGTCATCAGGAAGGCCAGGGCGGAGCCGTGATCGGTATGGCCATGCGGCATCTCTGTTCCTTTCCTGTGGTGGGTGGTTGAAGAGGCGAGATCAGGCTTCCCCGGCGCCGTAGAAGAGGGTCACCGTGTGCTTCGCCTCCGCGAAGAAGAGCCAGCGCTCGGCGATCACCCCCAGGGCGGCGGCGGCGGCGGCCAGCAGCGCCAGCGTGCCGGAGAGGGCGCCGGGACCGGCGAACAGCGCGCCGAGGCTCAGCGCCGCCGGCAGGGCGAAGGCGGCGAGGCGGGTGATGAGGCGCAGGCGGATAGCGTGGCGGCGCCCGACGCGGAAGCCCATTTCCTTGAGCAGGTAGTTGTCCTCGCTGTGCGGAGCGTCGAGCAGGCGGACCCGCCCGATGTGGCCCAGCCCGGTCGCCGTCTCCGCCGTGCTGATGGGACGGGCGGTGGCGCAGTGCCGCCAATGCCCCTCCTTTGCCGCCCAGGCCAGCGCCACCGACGCCAGCGCCAGCAGGGAAGACCAGCCCGCCGCCTGTCCCGCCACACCCAGCAGCGCGTTCAGCAGCAGCGCCCCGGTCATCAGCGACAGCGCCAAGTACGTGCGGGGCACCCAGGGGTTGGCCCATTGACGGATCGGCTTCAGCGAGGCGTAGATCATCGCCGTGCAGTAGACGGTGACCGCCGCCATCGCCGCGGTGATCCAGCCGGCCACGCCCGCCACGCCGCCCCCCAGGAAGAACCAGGCGATGGCGAAGACGCCCGCCGGCAGGAAGGTGGCGACCGCGGCCACGCCTTCGCGCGACAGCCAGGAGCTGCGCCATTGCGACAGCGCCCGCCACGCCCGCTCCGGCCGGCCGAGATGGGCCAGCGAGGAGAGCAGCCCGGCGACCACCAGCCCCAGGGCGAGGGCGAGGGCGGCGAGGCTGAACAGCGGGCTCGCCGGTAGCAGGCCGAAGGGCGCCAGCAGGCCGAGCAGGGCGAGCAGGCCGTAGCCGGCGCCCGCCGCGCTCGTGAAGAAGATGATGGAGAAGGCCGGATGCATGGAACTCCCTCCCTCAGCGCGCCAGGATGCGGTCGGCCCATTTCAGCAGGCCGTGGAGCGGCAAATCGTCGTTGGCGCTGTCCCCGGTGACGCGCTCGTCGAGCGTCAGGGTGGGGCGGGGCCGGGGCGGCAGATACTTGTTGGTCGGCTCGTAGCCCAGCTCCGGCATCAGGTCGTAGCCGCCGCGCTCCGCCACCAGCTTCGAGACGGCGGAGGCCGGGTCGGCGAGGTCGCCGAAATGACGCGCCGAGGTCGGGCAGACCATGACGCAGGCCGGCACCCGCTCCGATTCCGCCAGCGTCTCGTTGTGGATGCGGTCGATGCACAGCGTGCATTTCTTCATCACGCCGACGTCCTGGTCGAACTCCCGCGCGCCGTAGGGGCAGGCCCAGGAGCACAGCTTGCAGCCGATGCACAAATCCTCGTTGACCAGCACGATGCCGTCCTCGGCCCGCTTGTAGGAGGCGCCGGTCGGGCAGACGGTCACGCAGGCCGGCTGTTCGCAATGGAGGCAGGAGCGCGGGAAGTTGGTGGTGCGCGACCCGCAGCCGCTCTCCCCGGTTCCCGCTTCGAAGCTGTGGATGCGGTTGAACCACACCCCGTCCGGGCCGGCGCCGTAGGCGTCGTAATCGGTCAGCGGCGCCATGTGGCCGCCGTCGTTCCACTGTTTGCAGGCCACCGCGCAGGCGTGGCAGCCGACGCAGGTGTCGAGGTCGATGACCAGCCCCAGCCGAGGGGCGCCGGGCTCGCGGTTGGGAAGGCTCGTCATGACCGGACCCCCCGAGACGCGGACCGGAAGGCGGCACCGGTGCGCAGGATGGCCGGCGGCGGTTCGACGCCCGGCGGCATGGCCTGGGCGGGGAAGCGCGGCATCGTCTCGGCCCGCTCCTTCGGTGGCGCCTTCTCGACGCGGACGCGCAGGTCGTACCAGGCGGCCTGTCCGGTCACCGGGTCGGCGTTGGAATGGCGGTAGCCGTTGCGCTCCGGCAGCAGTTCCGAAATCAGGTGGTTGAGCAAGAAGCCCTTGGTCCCCTCCGGAGCGTCGGTGGACAGGTTCCAGGCGCCGGAGCGCTTGCCGATGGCATTCCAGGTCCACACCGTCCCGGCCTCCACGCCATCCATCAATTGGACCGGCACCCGGATGCGCCCGGTCGGGCTGGTCACCCAGGCCCAGTCGCCGTCGGCGAGGCCGAGCGCCTCCGCGGTGGAGCGCGCGATGTAGAGGCTGTTGCGCGCCAGGATCTGCCGCAGCCAAGCGTTCTGCGATCCCCAGGAATGGTACATGGGCATCGGGCGCTGGGTGACGGCGTGCAGCGGGAAGGCGCCCTCGTCCAGCCCCTCCTCCTCCAGCGGCGGGTACCAGAAGGGCAGGGGGTCGAAGTAGGTCTCCACCCGCTGCCGCTTGTCGGCGGGCGGCACCACCGCGCCGTGCCCGCGCGCGGCGAGGCGGAATTTCTGGAGCGGCTCGACGTAGAGCTGGAGGATCACCGGCTCCGGCTTGTCGAGGAAGCCCATGCGGGTGGCGGTCTCCAGATAGGCTTGGTTGGCGTGCTTGAAATAATGCTGCTCCGGCGGCAGCTCGAAATGCCAGAAGCAGCCGTTGCGGACGTAGCGGTCGAGCTGGTCCGGGTTGGGCGCGCCCTTGCCGGCTGCTTTGCCGTCGGCGCCGCGCCAACCGGCCAGCGGGCCGATGCCGGGTTTGCGCTCGTGGTTGGTCATGTAGTCGGGGTAGCCACCGGGGTAGCGCGGGCTGCCGTCCTCCCGGACGAAGGCGGGCAGGCCGAGCCGCGCGCCCAGCTCGATCAGCACGTCCTGGAAGGGCCGCACGTCGCGGTCGGGGGTCAGCACCGGCTGGCGGATGGAATCGCCGGGGCCGTGCGCGCTGCCGATCGGGCGGTCGAGCAGGGAGATGCAGTCCCACCGCTCCAGATAGGTGGTGTCGGCCAGCACGAGGTCGGCGTAGGCCACCATCTCCGACGCATAGGCATCGCAATAGACGATGAAGGGGATGCGGTACTCGCCGGTGTCGGGGTCCTTGTCGGACAGCATCCGCATCGTCTCGGACGTGTTCATCGACGAGTTCCAGGCCATGTTGGCCATGTACATGAACAGCGTGTCGACGCGGTACGGGTCGCCCTCCCAGGCGTTGGCGACCACCATGTGCATCAGCCCGTGCACCGACAGCGGCGCGTCCCAGCTGAAGGCCTTGTCGATGCGCAGCGGCTGCCCGTCCTCGCCGACCAGCAGGTCCTCCGGCCCCATCGGGTAGCCGAGCGGCATCCCGTGGATGGCCTTGCCAGGGCCGGTCTCGCCGCGCTTGCCGGCGGGTTTGGGGCCGGGCGGGGCGGGGCGGGGGTAGGGCGACTTGTAGCGCCAGCCGCCCGGCACGTCGATGGTGCCCAGCAGGACCTGCAGGATGTGGATGGCCCGGCAGGTGTGGAAGCCGTTGGAATGGGCGGAGATGCCGCGCATGGCGTGCATGGCGATGGGTCGCCCGACCATCCGCTCGTGGCGCCGCCCGGCCCAGTCGGTCCAGGGCTGCTCGATGGTCAGCGTCTCCTGGAAGGCGAGGTGGGCCATCTCGGCGGCAATGCGGCGGATGGTGTCGGCGGGAACACCGCAGCGTTCGGCCACCGCCTCCGGGGCGTGCTGCGGGTCGAGGTAGCGCTCGGCCAGCAGATGGAAGGAGGGCACGGCCCGCCGCCCGTCCGGCAGGGTGACGGCGCCGACCAGCGCCGGGCGGATATCGGCGGCGGTGGCCGGAACGGCGCGCTGCTCCACCGCGTCCCAGGCCAGCGGGGCGCCGTCGGCGTCGCGGGCGAACAGGCCGTCGTCGGGGGCGCCGGGGTCCTGGATGACCAGCCAGGGGGCGTTGGTGTAACGGACCAGATACTCGGCGTCGATGCGGTCGGCGCGCAGAAGCTCGTGGATCAGGGCGAAGACGAACAGACCGTCGCTGCCCGGACGGATGCCGACCCATTCGTCGGCGATGGCGGAATAGCCGGTCTTGATCGGGTTGACGGAGACGATCTTGGCGCCGCGCGCCTTCATCTTCGACAGGCCGATCTTGATCGGGTTGCTGTCATGGTCCTCGGCCACGCCGAACAGCAGCAGGTAGCGGGTGTGGTCCCAGTCCGGCTCCCCGAACTCCCAGAAGCTGCCGCCCAGCGTGTACATGCCCGCCGCCGCCATGTTGACCGAGCAGAAGCCGCCATGCGCCGCGAAGTTGGGCGTGC is drawn from Azospirillum brasilense and contains these coding sequences:
- a CDS encoding dimethyl sulfoxide reductase anchor subunit family protein — translated: MHPAFSIIFFTSAAGAGYGLLALLGLLAPFGLLPASPLFSLAALALALGLVVAGLLSSLAHLGRPERAWRALSQWRSSWLSREGVAAVATFLPAGVFAIAWFFLGGGVAGVAGWITAAMAAVTVYCTAMIYASLKPIRQWANPWVPRTYLALSLMTGALLLNALLGVAGQAAGWSSLLALASVALAWAAKEGHWRHCATARPISTAETATGLGHIGRVRLLDAPHSEDNYLLKEMGFRVGRRHAIRLRLITRLAAFALPAALSLGALFAGPGALSGTLALLAAAAAALGVIAERWLFFAEAKHTVTLFYGAGEA
- a CDS encoding 4Fe-4S dicluster domain-containing protein → MTSLPNREPGAPRLGLVIDLDTCVGCHACAVACKQWNDGGHMAPLTDYDAYGAGPDGVWFNRIHSFEAGTGESGCGSRTTNFPRSCLHCEQPACVTVCPTGASYKRAEDGIVLVNEDLCIGCKLCSWACPYGAREFDQDVGVMKKCTLCIDRIHNETLAESERVPACVMVCPTSARHFGDLADPASAVSKLVAERGGYDLMPELGYEPTNKYLPPRPRPTLTLDERVTGDSANDDLPLHGLLKWADRILAR
- a CDS encoding molybdopterin oxidoreductase family protein; the encoded protein is MAKIDDVGGQRARGFAFTQGFQRRSGPAAPEDARGWLDRYQSPREDIDPSPTVSDTVKYTTCYMCACRCGIKVHIKDGQLRFIEGNKDHPVNHGVICAKGSAGIMTQNSPAKLRKPLLRTGERGTGEFREIEWDEALTILTERLGKIRDNDPSKLAFFTGRDQSQSLTGFWAAQFGTPNFAAHGGFCSVNMAAAGMYTLGGSFWEFGEPDWDHTRYLLLFGVAEDHDSNPIKIGLSKMKARGAKIVSVNPIKTGYSAIADEWVGIRPGSDGLFVFALIHELLRADRIDAEYLVRYTNAPWLVIQDPGAPDDGLFARDADGAPLAWDAVEQRAVPATAADIRPALVGAVTLPDGRRAVPSFHLLAERYLDPQHAPEAVAERCGVPADTIRRIAAEMAHLAFQETLTIEQPWTDWAGRRHERMVGRPIAMHAMRGISAHSNGFHTCRAIHILQVLLGTIDVPGGWRYKSPYPRPAPPGPKPAGKRGETGPGKAIHGMPLGYPMGPEDLLVGEDGQPLRIDKAFSWDAPLSVHGLMHMVVANAWEGDPYRVDTLFMYMANMAWNSSMNTSETMRMLSDKDPDTGEYRIPFIVYCDAYASEMVAYADLVLADTTYLERWDCISLLDRPIGSAHGPGDSIRQPVLTPDRDVRPFQDVLIELGARLGLPAFVREDGSPRYPGGYPDYMTNHERKPGIGPLAGWRGADGKAAGKGAPNPDQLDRYVRNGCFWHFELPPEQHYFKHANQAYLETATRMGFLDKPEPVILQLYVEPLQKFRLAARGHGAVVPPADKRQRVETYFDPLPFWYPPLEEEGLDEGAFPLHAVTQRPMPMYHSWGSQNAWLRQILARNSLYIARSTAEALGLADGDWAWVTSPTGRIRVPVQLMDGVEAGTVWTWNAIGKRSGAWNLSTDAPEGTKGFLLNHLISELLPERNGYRHSNADPVTGQAAWYDLRVRVEKAPPKERAETMPRFPAQAMPPGVEPPPAILRTGAAFRSASRGVRS